CGGCAGGACGAGCGCCGTCCAGATCGCGCCCAAGAGAATCGCGGCCGCCGCCTGCGCGGCGAGAGTCGACGCCGGAGCCGGAGCCGGGCGGGCGTTCGCCGGAGCCGCGGCCCCCTCGCCCGTCTCCGGCTCGATGGAGCGGGAGCGCCCCGCGACCCAGCCGGCGAGCGCGGCCGCGAGCGACCCCGTCGCCGCCACCGAGAAACCGACCGCGCTCGAGGCCGCCCACGCCGCCAGCGAGGCCCCCACGACGGCGGCGGCCGTGGCCGCGTCGGGCTCGATTCGCCTCGAGACCCGGAGGCAGGCGCGAAGGACGAGGAATCCCACCAGGAGCGCAGCGACAAGACCGACCCCCCCCTGGGTGGCCGCGATCTGCAGCACCTCGTTGTGCGCCCGATCCGTCGTCGCGTTCCACTCGATCCGCGAGAAGGCGGGGGTCCGATACGAGATGAAGGCGGCCCCGTACGCGTCGGTGCCGACGCCGAGGAGCGGGTGGTCGGACATCATGCCGAGCGCGATGCCCCAGAGCTCGACGCGCGATCTCGTCGTCGGCGCCTGGAGGTCGGCGACCTGCTTCAATCGCGTGACGAATCCCGAACCGAGGGGCGTCGCGAGAGGGAGGAGGAAGACGATCGCCGCCGCCGCGAGGAGGACGAGCCGTCGCCGTCGCGTTTGCGCGGGGGCCTCGGCGGGCCGGGTCCCCGTCGCGCGGATCGCCAGGAAAGCCGCCCCCGCCGCGGCCGCGCCGATCCAGGCCCCGCGCGAGAGGGTGGCGGCGAGGACGAAGAGCGCGAGGGCGGAGACGAGGAGCGCCGCGAGGCGGCCCGCGGCCGTGCGCGCGCGCGCGACCGTCAGGAGCGTCAAGGGAAGCGCCATCGCGAGGTAGGCGCCCAGCGAATTCGGATGTCCCAGGGGACCCGGGACTCGCGTGCTGCCGTCGAACGTCGCGCCGCCGAGCCAGTGGAAGGGGTCGTGCCCGGTGAGCTGAAGGAGCGCGTAGACGGATGCCGAACCGGCCGCCAGCGTCACGACAGCGGCCACGCGCTCGAGCCACCGCGGCGAGTCCGACGCGCGGCGCGACGCGAAGAAGAGCGTCGTCATCGCCGCGGCGACCAGGAATCCGGCCGGCCGCGCCGAGGAGCCGTGCAGGCTCAGTTCGGGACGGATCGAGGCGATCGTGGAGGCCGCGGACGAGAGGAGGAAGAGCAGGACCGCGGCGCCCGCCGGATCCAGTCGCAGCGAGTCGTAGCAGCGGGCCGCGGCGCCCCGGAGGGCGGCCCCGAATCCCCGGTCGAGGCCCGCCGCGAAGAGTCGTCCGAGCGACATCGACGCGAGGAGCGCGGCGCCGGTCAGAACGATGCCGACCTTGTGGGGTTCGAACGCGTCGTAGCCCCCAGGAACGAACGCCAGCGGCGTGACGCCGAGAAGAATGAGGAGAATGACCTGCATCGTGGTGGCCCATCGTGGCGGCTCGGGGGGCTTGCCGTCAATGGACCGAATGGCGACGAATGGGGGGAAGGGAGCGCTCGACGGTTACGCGGTCGCGGGAGCGATGCGGGGCCCGGACGGCGGGCCGAGGATGAAATCGTTGGGGAGTCTCCAAACGGCGAACTCGTACTCGGGCGAGGGTTCGTGCCCGGGCCGGACCCGCTCGGGGGATGCGCCCAGCAGTGCCGACCACCGAGGAATGAACTCCCGCTCGCTCGGACGCTCCGCATCATCCAGAAGCAGAACGGTGCCCGCGCCGAGGCGGGAGAGAAGCGTCGGTACGAGCCCGTATCGCGCGCCCGGCGCGCGCCCCGACGGTCCGTCGCAGACGGCAAGGGAGATCCGCTCGGGCAGCGGTTCGCTCGGCAGCGAGTACCATTCGTAGTCGTCGTAGGACCGAAGCGGCGCGTGAACGACGGAGACGGAATCGATCCCGTGCCGACTCAGGCAATTCCGAACAGACTCGGCCCACTGAGGATCCTCCTCGAGGGTCGTCACGTGAAGCCCTCGGACCTGGCTCACGACTCCCAGGATCAGCGTGGAGATTCCGGCTCCGCACTCGACGATCGGTCCCGAAGCTCGTACGGCGTTGTCGAGCACGCGCTGCAGGAACTCGACATGAGGCGTCCAGGCTTCGTTTCCCCACGCCGATGACAGCCGGTCGAGCGTCCCGGGTTCTGGAGCGAGTGGATCGTCGGATTCCATCCACCCGCGCAGGAGGCGGGTCAGACGATGACGCCCGAATCGGGCTTGGAGGGCATTTCTCAACGACCATGGAAGAAACATGA
Above is a genomic segment from Candidatus Polarisedimenticolaceae bacterium containing:
- a CDS encoding O-antigen ligase family protein, which encodes MQVILLILLGVTPLAFVPGGYDAFEPHKVGIVLTGAALLASMSLGRLFAAGLDRGFGAALRGAAARCYDSLRLDPAGAAVLLFLLSSAASTIASIRPELSLHGSSARPAGFLVAAAMTTLFFASRRASDSPRWLERVAAVVTLAAGSASVYALLQLTGHDPFHWLGGATFDGSTRVPGPLGHPNSLGAYLAMALPLTLLTVARARTAAGRLAALLVSALALFVLAATLSRGAWIGAAAAGAAFLAIRATGTRPAEAPAQTRRRRLVLLAAAAIVFLLPLATPLGSGFVTRLKQVADLQAPTTRSRVELWGIALGMMSDHPLLGVGTDAYGAAFISYRTPAFSRIEWNATTDRAHNEVLQIAATQGGVGLVAALLVGFLVLRACLRVSRRIEPDAATAAAVVGASLAAWAASSAVGFSVAATGSLAAALAGWVAGRSRSIEPETGEGAAAPANARPAPAPASTLAAQAAAAILLGAIWTALVLPSWRASFAGGRALAEPDSSPRRVTGLERAVSLSPWDD